In Methanomassiliicoccus sp., the sequence GGGGCTTCCCGTCGACCGTGATGACGTTCCTGCCGGTGACGTTCAGCGCTGGGGATGTCAGGACCTTGCCGTCAACGGACACTCGTCCCTCAGCGATCAGCTTTTCAGCGTCCCGGCGCGAGCACACCCCGGCACGGGCCAGCACCTTGGCTATGCGCTCGCCTTCGTAGGACCGCTCGGTCTCCATCATCTCCGCCCCGCCACGTTTGCGCTCCCTGTACCTATAGTGTAAAGACAGCTATGAAAGCGGTCGTGCTTATCTTAGCGTTTCCCTGCCTTGCCCGGTAGAGCCTTCCTGCAAGCTCATCACCGGTCCAAAGAGCCACTAGGTTCTGAAGGCCGATATGAAACCACGGACCACGTCCTTAGCCGATTCCAACAATGGATGCTTGACCACCACCGGCTCGGTCATGCCCTCCAACCTCTCGATCCGGAAGTATAATGGAGGGTGGGTATCCCAGCGCAGCCAGCTGCTGAGCTTGGAGGCCTCCTCTACCCTCAGCCTCTGGGCCCCGATCTTGCGCAGAGAGCTGGCCATCACTTTGGGTTTGCCCAATTTCATTACCGACAACAGATCCGCCCGGGCCTCGAAGAACTTGGCCACGAAGAAGATGATGAAGGTGGAGACCAGGAGGTAGAGGAGGGGAGAGAGCAGGAAGAGGGGGAACAGCACTGTCAGCCGCAGGATGAACTCACCCGAGACCAGAGCGAAGAGCAGGAGAGGGTCGCGGCCCCGCAGGTGCCCCAGTTCGTGGCCGATGACGCTGAGCAGCTCCTCCTCGTCCAACGCGCTGAGGATGCCCGCGGTGAGAAGAAGAACACCGCGCTTGAAGCTGATTCCGCTGGCGGCGGCGTTGGGTGCAGGGTTGTTGGAAATGATTATCTTAGGCAGCGGTGCCTGGAACGGCTCCGCGGCCTTCTTCACCAGCTCCAGGACGTTCACGGTCTTGACCCTGATGCCGTCCTCAGAGCACAAGATGCCGAACCTCAGGAGGGTGCTGGAGATGGTAGAGCAGTTCGGCTCCTTGCCCTGGCCGAAGGAGGATTCGTACACCGCTTCCTTGAGTCCGGTCAAGTCCACTTTCTTCTTCCTTATGAGGTCCAACGACTCCCGGCCTATTCTTAGGTCCATGATGTAGACCTCAGGGCTGGCCTCGGTGATGGTCCACTTTCCCATGACGGTGAAGAGCTTGTCCGCGAACACTATCAGGAGAAGCTGTACCAGGAGGATGAGCAGAACGGCATACAGCCCGAACAGAAGGAAGAGAACGATGTTGAAAGCGAACAGGAGAATGTTCAAAAGTAGGAGCGTGCGCGAGAGCAGCCTCCCCAGGATGCCCTTCGTCATCGATGGCTTGGCCTCGGGGATTATCTCCTCCCCTTTGACCCATATCAGAGAGATGGTCGATTCCCGGAGCTCGCTCTCGAGGGTGCGGACCACGTTCGTAAGGTCCTCGCTCAGCCATCTGACGGCCTCATCGGTCGCCCTGTCGGGGCGGGTGGTCCTGACCTGAAGCCCTCCCTCCACCCACAACACCGCTTCCAGCTCCCAACTGTCCCCAGGGCCGGGTACGGTGAAGGCTACCGCAGGACTGTTCCCGACCTTACCACGGCGTACATGCCGGAACAGCTCCGGATGGAGCAGAAGATGGTACGATCGGATCCATTCGAGCAGCTGGACCATGCGGTCGGCCGGCAGCTCGGAGGGTATGGAGAAGGTGGTCTGCATGCTCATCGCTCAGGTAAGACTGCCAGAGATGATATGGATGACGGTCGGTCTTGCTGGTCGGTTTTGGTGGAGTGCTAGGAAGGGATCACCTAGTGTAACATCTAACGGCATTCCAATAACTCCGCGCACTCCTTGATCGCGGTGGACGGTCGCGCAGGGGGTCTTGGGGGACGGGGCAAACACATGCTTGGTGACCGAGGGCTAACATTATCTGCCATCCTTGGATATATGCTCAGAGGTACAACATGGACGAGCTGGACCTGATCATCTGCAAGGCGCTTATCAGGGAGCCCAGGATCTCGTACCGCAGCTTGGGGAAGATTGTCGGAATATCCTCAGTTGCGGCGCACAAACGGGTCCAGGAGCTGCGGGATTCTGGGATCATTAACGGATCAAGCGCCGAGATCGACATTCGGGCGCTGCGCGGAGCTTCCATCATGGTCTTCGGGCGGACGGGCATCTCCTCGCCCACCCTCCTGCATCAGGTGCTTGGTTCGGACGAACATACATCGATGATCCTGATCGGAAGCGGTAACTACGTCTTCATCGGGGCTATGCTGCGGTCCATCTCAGAGCTGGAACGATATCTCGAGTTCGTCCGTAGGGAAGGGCAGATCCCCCGGGCGGTCGCAGGGCTTCACACCATCCGCCCATCGGGGGTCCGTATGACCGATATCAAGGACCCAGGTGAGATCTCCCCCCTAGAGATGCGCATCATCGCCTCCATGCGCAAGGATGCCAGGAAACAGGCCGTGGACATCGCCAGAGAGCTGGGCCTGTCCGCACGCATGATCAGTTCGAAGCTCGAGAGCATGCTGAAACAGAACAAGATCAATCTCACCACCAGGTGGCGTCCGGACTATTCCAGTGACACCGTGGCCCTTATCTGCATGAGGCTGAAGGAGGGAGAGGACAAACAGGCGGTTATCAATGATATCTATCAGAGGTTTGCCAGCAATGTGGTCTTCCTTTCCAGTTTTTCCAACCTGCCGGACCTGGTGATCTCCACCGCATGGGCCCGTTCGCCTAAGGGGATCGCGTCCTTGGCCGATGATCTATTGGCCGAGGGAACTTTCCAGGCCATCGTGCCCCATACCATCTGCGAGGGGTACTTCCTAGAGACTTGGAAGGAAAGATTGTTGGACGGGGTCCTGGAGGGACGTGCTGGAAAGCGCTAAGAAGCACGATCCATCAACGTTTTGTAAACCATTCCGTTTCCGTTCTGCATCGTAGAACAATGCCTCAGGTCACTTCGTTAACTGGTCGATTGACTCGATTATTAACCGGTTGGTGATGCTCAGTGGTATTGCGACAAGAAAGGTCGCGAACATGAGGTGTAAGAAATGGAGAATATGAGCCTTGATGAGTACAAGAGGAGGAGCCGGGAGATAGAGAGAAGGGACGCCAGGATGGGCTTGCTGGTCCATACTGCGGTCACAGTGGTGGTGAGCACCATGCTGGTCATCATCAATTTGACGCTCAGCAACGGCTTCCCCTGGTCAGCATTTCCAGTGACGGGGATGACCATCGGAGTGGTGGTCCACTATGTCTTCGGCGTTCGCCTTGCGGACAGAGTCATGGGGGAGAAGGACATGCGCATTGAAGGATGGCGCTGATGGTCCTTTTAATCCTAGCTCTCTTTTTTATCCAGAGGTCACAGGAATCCCAGGTTCCCGAGGACGTGGACGATGATGACTATATAGAACGCGCTGAGGAGGCTAGCATGCACGGCCCGGTTAGTCCTGGGGCTATAGGCCTTGCCCTTGAGCCCATGGGCGCCGAAGCGCTGGATCATTCCCGTTGATACCAACAGTACCATGGTCGCGTACAGCGCTATGCCTTCCCCCAGATCCGGGAACGCCTGAGGGGGGCGGCTCATTTGGCCAGCGAAGTGGATGGATATCAGCAGAAAGGCCATCAGGAAGCCGAAGTTGTGAACGTCCAAGAGCACTTCCGATCTCTTGGGGTAACGCCGCTTCAGAACGTGATAGGCGGGGGCGTAGACGGCCACGAAGGTGGTGCCTATCCAGGTCATCCAATGGCTGAAGCGGTAGGGGCCAACGAGGAATCCCACGGATATAATATCGAGCATGATAGCAGCCATCACTATCGCCGTTATGATCAGCAGGCAGACCGCCAGAAGAAGCCTGACGTTCACGTGGGAAGCTTGTACGGACCTCATATTATTATCTTACATCATCGGGCCTGAGGTTAAACGATGGAACGTTGGCGCTACCATCATTCAGTTACAACAAAAACATGGAAAGATGAAAGACAGGTGCTGAAAAAGATGCACCGTTTTGTAATGGTTTGTTCCAGACGATGGAGACAGGTAAGGGAGCTCTTATCCCAGTCCGGTCATCCGCCGCGGTCGGAGGGAGGGCCGGGGGATGGACCATCGTATCCGAATCGACCGCCAGCAGCGACCGTCTCCTCGACCGCGAACCGGCAGCCTTGCGGGGTGACGGGGAGCCCGAAATGTCCAGGGTTCCTTCGCCTCTTCCTCGGCCTCGCACTGTTAGGTCTCCGGTCCATCTAACTCACCCTGTTCCCGGAAAGAGTGGTGCCCGTCCCGCTGTTGGTGATGCCCGTGGTGCAGGAATAGCAGACATTGTTGGTGATTACGCCGTTCTTGACATCTGCCGTTACAGCTATTCCAGTACCACAATGGTTGACGGTGTTGCCGCTGATCACGATCCCGGTCAGGGGAGAGACGTCCCAGGTGCCGACCCATATGCCATATCCAGAGTGGGCGGAGTCGCCCGAGGTTATGGTGTTGCCGGTGATGGTGGCGCTCAGGCAGCCCGCGACATAGATCGCTCTGCCGGTCCCAGTGGGTCTGATGACGTTGTCAGTGATCTTACACCCATCGGCCTTGTGCATGTATATCCCTATGGTGCTCTTGCCCTTGCCGATGATGGTGCAGCCATCGATCGTGGTCTGCCCCCCGTTT encodes:
- a CDS encoding AsnC family transcriptional regulator; its protein translation is MDELDLIICKALIREPRISYRSLGKIVGISSVAAHKRVQELRDSGIINGSSAEIDIRALRGASIMVFGRTGISSPTLLHQVLGSDEHTSMILIGSGNYVFIGAMLRSISELERYLEFVRREGQIPRAVAGLHTIRPSGVRMTDIKDPGEISPLEMRIIASMRKDARKQAVDIARELGLSARMISSKLESMLKQNKINLTTRWRPDYSSDTVALICMRLKEGEDKQAVINDIYQRFASNVVFLSSFSNLPDLVISTAWARSPKGIASLADDLLAEGTFQAIVPHTICEGYFLETWKERLLDGVLEGRAGKR
- a CDS encoding 2TM domain-containing protein, whose amino-acid sequence is MENMSLDEYKRRSREIERRDARMGLLVHTAVTVVVSTMLVIINLTLSNGFPWSAFPVTGMTIGVVVHYVFGVRLADRVMGEKDMRIEGWR
- a CDS encoding M48 family metalloprotease produces the protein MQTTFSIPSELPADRMVQLLEWIRSYHLLLHPELFRHVRRGKVGNSPAVAFTVPGPGDSWELEAVLWVEGGLQVRTTRPDRATDEAVRWLSEDLTNVVRTLESELRESTISLIWVKGEEIIPEAKPSMTKGILGRLLSRTLLLLNILLFAFNIVLFLLFGLYAVLLILLVQLLLIVFADKLFTVMGKWTITEASPEVYIMDLRIGRESLDLIRKKKVDLTGLKEAVYESSFGQGKEPNCSTISSTLLRFGILCSEDGIRVKTVNVLELVKKAAEPFQAPLPKIIISNNPAPNAAASGISFKRGVLLLTAGILSALDEEELLSVIGHELGHLRGRDPLLLFALVSGEFILRLTVLFPLFLLSPLLYLLVSTFIIFFVAKFFEARADLLSVMKLGKPKVMASSLRKIGAQRLRVEEASKLSSWLRWDTHPPLYFRIERLEGMTEPVVVKHPLLESAKDVVRGFISAFRT